A window of Peromyscus eremicus chromosome 23, PerEre_H2_v1, whole genome shotgun sequence genomic DNA:
CACAGAAATATCAATGCTAACTGTGCCTCAACctccaggagatctgaagccctcttctaaCTTTGATATGAACTAAGcaagtacatgtgcacatacatgcatgcaggcaaagcactcacatataaaacaaagtgaaaaagAACCTAAAGACAAAACATATTAAAACATGTGCATAGGTAAATCAAATATGATCTTTCTGAACATATCTGATAAACCTAGAACCATGACTGAAATTATGAAATGAGTGGCATAAGGGTCTGATCCTTAAATATGTGCTAATCATGAAATAAATATGCTTTGAAATGCAAGAAAATTGAGTACTTATaatatgtgtgttttgttgttgttttttttttaaatttttattttgcaatacaattcagttctacatatcagccacagattcccttgttctcccccctcccgccccctcaccttccccctagcctgccccccattccaatctcctccagggcaaagccttccccacagactgagatcaacctggtggactcagtccaggtaggtccagtcccctcctcccaggccgagccaagggaccctgcataggccccaggtttcaaacagcctactcatgcaatgagcacaggacccggtcccactgcctggatgcctcccaaacagatcaggccaatcaactgtctcacccactcagagggcctgatccagttggtgacccctcagccactggttcatatttcatgtgtttccgttcgtttgtctatttgtctctgtgttttatccaaccttggtctcaacaattctcgctcatataaaccctcctcattctcgctaattggactcccagagatccacctggggcctagtcatggatctctgcatccagatccctcagtagttggatgaggtttctagcactacaattagggtgtttggccatcccatcaccagagtaggtcagttcggactgtctctcgaccattgccagcagtctgttgtgggggtatctttgtggatttctgtgggcctctctagcagtttgtttcttcctattctcatgtggtcttcatttaccatggtctcctattccttgttctccctctctgttgttgatccagctgggatctcccactcacccaagctctctttccctcgaccctcgcccttcactacccccactcatgtccaggctgttcatgtagatctcattccatttctctgtcattgggcgatccctgtgtctttcttggggtcctgttttccaggtagcctccctggtgatgtgagtacttataatatgtgtgtttgtgcgtgtatgtgcatgtgcgtgcgtgcgtgcgtgcgtgcgtgcgtgtgtgtgtgtgtgtgtgtgtcttaaatgCCATGGGGAAATGAAGCAGACTATTCTGTGACTGGTAAAGTTGTTCTCTGAAAGGAACAATGGCTCCAGTGGATCAAATACATGAATCAAGTATGAGATTCAATGGCCTGAGCACCATTTAAAATGATGATAAAATGAACcaaattatttttacttctaaGTGAAAGAACTACAGGACTTATCTCTACTTTTCCTTCACAGAACTTATCAGCTTAGAAATTGCAGAACACTGTGGAGAGGTGGGGAATACCCCAGTTAGACTGACActtacctgtctcattggaaatctcattGTCTGGACAATGAGTGCAATCATAGCAGCAGGCAGCCTTGCCCTCCTGGGGTGATTTCctgaatccaggaacacagcTCTCACTGCACACAGAACGAGGAAGCTGAGAATTATATAGTGAAGAGAAAATACTCAGGAATGtatagttttaaaacaaaaaatattatttctcaatATTTGGCAATGAGATGGTAAGTTTTTATACTTATTCTTTGCACATTCTTGGTTTGATGCTTCTAATTTCTATATAGTATATACATGAAGTTCAATGTGTTTAAATAATGGTCTAGAGATAATAGAAATCTGAACAATTGTGAAAATAGAAGAGGTTGGGCAAAATAAGAAGTTTGCTAACTGAGTACACGTTTAAATGGGCAACTGTAATGCCATCCTGATCTTGTTGTATACTTCCTGACAGCTGGAGTGAGAGTATCATTGTTTCCCAATGGTCATGCTTAATTCACATTTGTTTACTAGAAAGGACTCAGAGTTACTATATGAACTAGGCTGTGTGACTTTTGAGAGATGATCTATATTAGggtatttgaagtgggaagacataTTCTATAATTAGATATTCCATTTCATTGGATGTAGttaaggacagaaagaaaaaaaacgaaaaaagTATGTGAAGAGAGTGTTCACATCTGTCTATTTTCTGACTGAAGATACAACATGACTCactttctcagcttcctgccaACATGATTGCCTGAGTCATAATGAACTGCTCACACCAAGTGTGAACAATAAGTCAATGTTTTTAAGCTATGtcagcctatttatttatttatttatttatttatttatttatttatttatttattggttgttTGACAAATTGCTTCTTTTTTCGTCAGGAAGACGTGTAATTAACCCATGTACATGTGCCCTCCATGCTACAATGCATTGCCAGGTGCCTGAAAGCAAAATGATCATGTCCTGATATTTCCTAATCTGGGAGTCAAATTACTACTCATGTCAAGTGGTTTCAGGACAGGAAAGAAAACTTAATAAATAGACACTGTATTTATTATTGGAAATATGTGTCCAAAGATAAAagtatggaaaaataaacaatcaCATGTTGTATTAGGCAACAAAAACTTTCTCAAATGACAGTAGTTTTGGGCATGCAGATGGGCATTGAGTAAGGAACCAACAATCATTACATCCACAAACAAATGTCTATTGACTAAGGATCAAAACAATAAGATAAGATCCAGCCCACCTCTGTAAATCCTATAGCCCACTGTATCATATGGTCAGACAGAAACAGTTCTTGTCCCTGTGGAGCATTTGGTGAAAATGTTCCAACTTTTATCTTTTGTCTGAGACCATCTGGAAAATTCCAGAGGTTGAAAATATCATATTCtgcatctaatttcctttgtgaaTCCAAAAGCATAAGTTTTTCAGCACCATTTTTGAAATAGATATTCTTGAGATAAGAGTGTAGCTAAAAGAGATGCAGAACTTTATGATGAATTTATTCCCAGAAAGGTTCAATAGAATCTAATGAAGGTACAGGTCTCATTGTCCTAAATCCATGACGTTAATTGCAAGCTATACCAAGCTATCAACATTTTAATGGATGAAGACTAAAATTGAATATATCATGTTTCTAGACTgttatttcaaaacaaagaatTCACAATGCTTACACAATAacaagtagaaaaacaaaaagatttactCCATGAATGTTGATTCAAGCAAATTCCAAAACCTTGAAGTGTTAGCCACATCCAAATATTTAAGTAATCTACTCAAAGTTTCAGTTTGTAAATTGGGGTGTTTATGtccaaaatgtaataaaaaggtCAGTTAGGAATGATAACCATAGATTCAGAATTTAAACTTTAAGGATCTAATAGCATTTGATGTTTTAGGATCTAATTCTCCTATTTCTGTTCTGAAATCTGCTTAAAAATAATGAGGTTTCAATTGAGGATAGCAAGATTCTGATGTTAATTGTAACATGAAGTGGATGATGAgatacacacatttaaatattCTTATTAACACCCATTCATCATGAACAATAACACATGTGTCTGCAATGACTTCTGGATGATGAATTTTAAACAGTCTCTCAGGTGTTTTTGTAAAACCTGCCACTGTATACAATCATGTATTGTGTTCTTTAGAAACCTCAGTATGTCACAGGGCTATGTATAAAATATACAGGAAGAGAAATTACCTCCCAAGGGTAGGTATTTACCTCCCCATTGCTATGATGGTGGGTTTCTACTTGCTTGACATTCATCTCATGGAGACTGTGAGCCACAGCATATACAGAATTATATACATTGTAACTCTCTTCACTCATGTCCATTTCCAAAGCATTTCCAGGCAACATTTCCAAAGAAGCATTGGGTAGACAGTCAATCAAACTTTTACAATCAGGTCCAGAAAAAGAGCAATTGAAATATGTGTTCCAAAGAAGAGCAAGGATATGATCTCCCGGATATTTGGAAGGGTTGTATGTCTGGATAAACTTCCTAAAATTAGAAATCTCAGCATGGTGTTGTCCAAAAATGAGACTACCATGGAATGGATCAAATATGAAATAAGGAATATCAGTAGTTACATCCCGTTGTGACTTTATGATCCAGACTTTCCAAGTAATTGGATGTAtagttatatatattattataccaTATAAAGATTTAGTGACATCATAAATGATAACCACATTTGCAGATGATTTCAGGATCTGTGGATGCCTTGTTCTGGATTTAAAGTCAGAGGTAATCCAGTTGAATGGAATCATTTCTACAAAAGCtacacacactctgtttttatcCATCTCTCCTCTCAAGTTGGATAGAATCTCAGCCGCATTGTGGTCATCTATGAGAACCAGTCCCACCCAGGTCCAGCTGAAATGAACCATCAAAATCACAATGCCATGTGACAGAAATATGTCCCTGGGTGCTGTCTGGTAAAGAGAAGAAAACTGGCCTCTGTCACTTAGGATAGTGTCAAATCGCCCAAAGGTAAtctaaagaaaatttcaaataggAAACAAGAGTGAAAAGATTGACATAGAACACAGTCTTAAACCTGAGTTGACACTTTGGAATGGTATAGACTAACTTCTGCTAATGGTATTTTAAACTCCCATTCTTTTTCTGAAGACATTTATGAAGAATTCCTCACAAGACACAGAGTTTTCTAAACACTGACTATAGGTTGCAAACACTTACTCTTCTCTATCGTAAGCAAAGTATATGAGGACATATAAACAAATGCCTGATTTATTCTCCCATGTCACAGCCTCACTTCTTTACATTTGAAAACACCTGAAATGTCTCCAGTTTAATATGAGTGTCTTGTTCCCTCACAGCCATGTACCTCACCTGTGGATATTTGTAAAGATTCAGTAGTCTCCCAATTTGTATAGACGTTTCCCATGCTGTTCCTGTAAGTAAAGCAGCAGCCTTTTTCTCCCTTCTACATGTGTAATTGGGGATATTTATTCTCATTCCTGTGAGGAAAAGTAAAGTTTCCTCCAGAATATTCAGGTGACTGTCTATGGCATTATATAGCTCAAATCCTAGAGATGTGTTGGGTAAAATATGAGTGTTCCTGTTGATCTCCTCAATGGCAAATATGAAGGCCAAAGAAACCTGGTAGCTCCTCAATTTGAACCTGGAGAGAAAGATTGTCAATATTTATGATGGGGACTCACATCATATCTTTCTGTAGGATGTTGGGCCACATCCTGATGATATAGTAACAATGGCATTTATACTGTCAATATTATATATctacaaacaatttttttttgtcattctgGTAATGGTTATAGTTTCAATGTCATGGTATATATGGTTAGTGATATTTTAATTAACTAAAAGCCTCAGGTATATCTAAAATTTCTGGACTGGAACATTGACCTGAAGTGATATAAACCTTGGAATCTCTAGtatgggaaaacacaaacataattCTTTGATGCTTTAGTGAAATAACCAGGAGAGGGACACTTCCATCCTTTAAGTTTCCCTTGTTCTGTACTATAAGAACTCCAGGCTCCCACACCACATTCACTCTGACTGTATACAGATGGAGACTGCAGCCTTTAGTTCTTCTGATTAAGGACCAATGATGCTTATGGGGATGTCTGCCTGTGTCACATGCATCAACCCCAAGCAATCTTGGATATGAACCTGGCAGGGGTTATGGcttcccacacccatgcacatctCTTTGAACAACCTTCCTCTCTCCAATTGCCATCCCCCTCTCCTTTCTAAGAGCCATACAATGAAGAACAGAATGACCAACTGAGTTTCCTGTAGTTTAACAGCCTACAGTCATGACTTAAATCCTCTTGTGTACTTTGTGctatttgttttaatttcctctgttgcctgcctctttctttattctttcactaTATTCTTACCTTCCCCACAAAGTGAATTACACAACAACTTTGAAAGCCCTGATAATAGATGTAATTATATTACTCTGAAGCTGAGTTCATTTTGAACAGAAAATATGACCTGGTTTATTGAACACATGACTTGTGAATCCTCATCAAATGGAAGCAACTATGTAACTTGGCTGCTAGCATTGCTAATGGTATGATAAAGAATGCATATGTCATGAGACTTCTACACCATCTTGGTACACGTGACCACTTTGGACAGTCCAAAATGGTGGCCACTATTATATGTCACAGTCCCATTGAGTTCAATGGGATCCCCATACCCATTTAATATATGACAAtggagaaaatatcagaagaaatGGTTAATATTTTGTAGAAATGTGTGTCTAGTTATATAAACATAttacaataattttaattttatactgaaaaattaaataaaaataagattaaaaaatgtatttaaattacaaaaccaaacaataactAAAAGCAAAAAAATGATAAGAATGTTATTCATAGTGATAGAAAATCTCCATGACTGAATGTAGAGttttctggaggccagaagtggaatTACTGTTTCatatgtcattttatttctattttaataatgtGATGAGCCTCCAAAACAATTTCCCTAATATCTCTGTACATCTTAATGCACACAAATATCAAATAATGATTTCTGTTTGCCAACAGACTTTCAAATATACATGGTTAGATTTCTTGATGACAATGATTATACTGAGGTAAGCTTGTACTTCTAGATAGTTGTAATTACATTTACACATCAATGGTACAGCCAAACATTTTTTAGGCAAGGAGGAAAATGAAGAGTTGTGGACAAAGCTCCTATACAACAAAGGCAGCTGACAGGCTGGGTATCAACACACAGTAGAGTGAAAAGGAACCATTATCCTACAACTTGGATAGGAATCAATTCAAAATGATCATAGTCGTTAGCTTAAAACATGAAACACTGAATGTGATAGAAAAATACACACCTAATAATTGTCAAGACATTAGTGTAGGCAAGAACTTACTGAAGAGAATGCCAATGTTATACAAATTAGCCTGAGATATCAAAAAAGGAATCACACAAAATGAATATGGAACTACAAAACAGTATTCTCTACACCAAAGAAAACTATCATCACAACACCGTATAATGGGAGAAAACACCATCCATTTGTTCTTTAGTTCTTGGACTAATGTCAACTTTTTTCAGTTAACTGAAGGAGTTTTAAACTAAGGTAACACATCCTCCAACCAACAAATCGGTAATGACATGAACTAATCTTGTACCAAAGAAAAACTCATACAGCTAGCACCTACAAAGTTTTTAACATCACTGATCATCAAGTAAAtgtaaaactaaaaaacaaaaattacgcATTGATTGTTTCCAGTAATTAGTATAGAGCAATAATGTTTCAAGTTACACAGATACatgagcagaaagagaaaaagaacaaaatgtccACTATGGATTTCTGAATGTTTTTCAATTCTCATGATTTCCACTGAAAAAACAAAGGAGATAGAATGTTAGAAATTCACTTAAAAGAATAATATGAAAGACTGGAAAAATTAATGGGTGGTTAATCCATTGATATTTCAGGGAACAAAAAATGACATGCAGATCACATTATTAATGAGGGTAAATGGAATAGAAGAATTGAAGTACTTATACTTGTAGACTGTGgtatacatgaaaaaaatgaatagtgaCATCAAAAATGGAAAGCTTTTGATCAATCTtgaaattcatatttttattttcacaaaaagaaatacaaacctACTTGAAAGGAATTGTGAGAAATTTTAGAAtaaccacaaagcaaatctttgTCCTGTAACATGAAATACATTTATTGGGAAGAGAGCACCTAATTAGAAACATTATGAAGTCCAAACTATCAAGGAATATATTctccatgaaactgaaaaccttctgtaaggcaaaggacactgtcaaaaggacaaaacagcagtctacagaatgggaaaagatcttaaccaactccatatctgacagagggctgatatccaaaatatactaaAATCAGGAAACTAAACATtaagaaaccaaataatccaattaaaaaaatggggtacagacctaaacagaggttctcaacagaagaatctcaaatggccgagaatcgcttaaagaaatgttcaacatccttagccatcaggcaaacgCAAATAAAAAGAACACTGGTCTTCCATCTTACAcatttcagaatggctaagatcaaaaattcaagtgacagctcatggtggtgagaatgtggagctaggggaacactcctacaataatggtgggagtgaaaacttgagcagccactttggaaatcaatatgttggTTTCTCAGGAAATTAAATATAGACATagatcaagacccagctatactactcctggaaaatacacccaaaggatgctctaccATATCACAATGGTTTTGTCCAACTGTGTTCGTAGCAGCTTTATTTCTAGTAGCCAtgaactagaaacaacctagatgcctttcaactggTGAGTGTATGAAGAAATTGTGGCACAttaacacaatggagtattactcagcttttaaaaacaataacatcatgaaatttggtggcaaatggatggaaccagaaaaggtcatcctgagtgagttaacctgGACTCAGAAacataaacatggtatgtactcacttataagtggatattagctgtaaatgAGAACTACACTACAATTAACAGACACacagaagctaagtaacaaggagggatcATCCGATGGGAGAGGAGGTTGCATGTTTCAGGATCTGAACACAACAGATCTACTTGTAATTGTATTGTTCAAATGCCATAGTGACTTCTCATGTCAGCTTTACCTTTAAGTGAACATTAAAAAATGATGCTCATAGATGAGTAGAGAGATTCTCTGTTTGGAGTCTCTTAGGGGATATTGTGGTCCActcataaaatacattaaaaaatgtaCCTGACAAAGAAACTAGCCATCCTGCTCATATGAATTAATATACATTAATCTGAAAGGAAATACTTCcttgtaatatatatgtatgtatatatatatatatatatatattatttttaaaattaagactgcatgaaagtaaaataaaattagaaattaagaCACAAAAATATTAATATGATGAATATATTCCTGGCCACACATTCCATGTACTTTTTCTTactattatcagaaaaaaaatacctgtGTGTATATAATCAAAATGTGAGGAAAATCAAGTATGAgaggaaaatacaaaagaaacccACATTCCACATAAGGGCGCATAGGCACACTCCTGTAAATGGATTTCCGTCACCACATTTGCTGTGTCTATTTCAGACTAAGCTGTCAATATATACTTATATCTATCAACTTTTCCTCCCTGATCATTTTCCTGCTCTATATCCCCAGGACTGATGAATTAGCATTGCATCCAGGTTTCAACAGAAACACAATTATATCACCACGACCTAAATGTATCTTCTTTCTTAATTGTCTATCTGCTGACTCTTCACCTGTACCTGGTTTCTGCATTTCATTTTACAGGGTTTTGTTCTAAATTGAATGCAAGCTATCTTCCTCCCTATCCGACCTTAATAAGTAGATTCTATGGCTACAGACATATCTGCATGGAATAAAATAAATCCCACATCCTTCACAAAGAATTCTACTTAGACATTTCTCTCCAGCAGAGTCTACTCAATGCTAGCAACTTGTCTGCCATGGCCTCTAATCCAACTGGCATCAAACTAAGATACAACCAGCAGAGGTCACCAACAATATCTATGTGTCTTGCAGAACATACCCATACCAGAtgtaaataattagaaaaacTGGAATGAAGTGGAGAGTATGGTGCAAAACTGACAGAATCTAAAAGATTACTAATCAGAATTAGACACAaaaattgtatttcatttttaaatcattttaacagATGAGGTCCCAAAACCAAGATCTCATATTCTGACTTCCAAAACAGCAGCAGCTAGCACAGGCAGTCCCTGTCACTCTATCATCATAGGAAGACTCTGTAGTCACTGCAATTCATAGCATTATatattctcaaaggaaaaaaactacaCTTTAACAACTGCCTAAAACAACATgtcagcttttgaaaatcattgtctCTGTGGAGAAAGCATTGAAAATGTCCTACCCATGAACAACGAAAGGCAAGGCAGAGGAATGCAGAGAGATTCAGAGTACCAAATGTACTAAATAACATGAAttaaaacaaactcttctttcttTGAGAGATGAAAAAATGGAACAGGAGGAAGACACACCTGGAAAAGAGTTCTGTGTATACAGGAGAGGGAATACCAGGATGAGAAATGAAAGTTAAATTCATGTGAATACAAACTTAGTTGAGGACAATGAAATCTGAATTCTGAAAaaggaataaattttaaaagcactTACTCTATTGGCTTTTCATCTTCACATCTAGAATCATACATATTCATGCAGTAataattaaaaagtgaaaaaagtgcAGCAATCGTCACATTCCCATCACTATGTAAAGGACTCAGTGACTTTAAATTGCACTGAAAAGCACCAAAGGAGTGAAGAGTAACAAGAGTCTgcaggagcaagaaaagaaaaatccaagagCACATCATAAAATAGAAATGTCTACCACAGTGTAACACAGATTCCAATGTGTTCAGCAGCTACTTATAGAGCTCAAGTATTTGTGAGTACAAGAGTTTGTACTAGTTTTGGTGACTGACATCATCACTCTAATCACAGATATTTTTGACAAGCCACTTCTACACTCCATGGAGAATTTTGGACAATTTTCTTCTCTGAGATTTCCCATCTGAGACCCTGCACCCAAGATAAAAACAAGTTTCAAAACTCATTTGGGATCTTCTTTATCCACAGGCCCCATGACTTCATCTAGAAAGACAGAACAGCAAGACTCCAGTGATGACTCCTCTTGAATGGACTTGGCAAGAACATTATCACAAAAGTTACATGAGACAGTGACTCAGGATGATGCAAAGAACTTGCAAGGGAGGATGCCAGGGGAGATGAGAAGGAAAACATTCTGGAAAATATCCTAACCAGATATAGCTCAGTGAAAATCAGTAGGACATCCTACTTTTTAAAACTGATTATTCCCTATGCCAATCTTTCTTGTCAATGGCGTGGGGGAATCTAAAAACACTTTTTCTACAAACCTTGCATGTCTGCATACCAAACTTTCTTCCATATCCCCCTATACTTCAGAAGTTCTCTGTACCAACCCTGagaaactgatagaatgaattcACTAATTCCAAATTAATGGCTCACTCAATGGTGAGATTAtgttttctatttacttttttaacTCAGACTTActgtgctttgtttgttttttctatgtTGAATCATTCCTTTAATATAAACTCCCAATCACTCCCTACATCCAGAGAAAAGATCCAGACactatttatgttttctttaatgtGAAGTATTGAATATAACCCTTCCATTTTccctaaataaataagcaaataaacaagaGCTTATATACGCCATACATCATGTATAAAGTGTTCATTCTTAATACTTTAAATGAAGTTAATCTTAGGAGTAGAAAGTGCCATGATTGTAAATTTAATTTCACGTGTGCTAATATACCCAACATGTTAGCCATAAATTCACATAGGTTCCATTCTCTTACTTTATACAACCTTAGTGGCTAAGTTGAATATAGCAGCTAGTTTCTAACCTGAGTACTGCCACACACTTCAACATTCATCTCTGAATAAAGGAGCAAGTTCTGAAAACAATTACATTTACTGAGTGTCACAGGGGCCTACAGTTTCATTATCTTGTAAAAGGTTATATATGACTCTAGATTTTTGTCTCCCAGATGGCTCTGGTAAGCCTCTAAACACTGATACATATGACTTTAGATTGAAAATGTGTAATTTCATGAGGTTATCAGTGTGGATAAAGTCGTTATTGTTGGACCTCATATGGCTGGAAAGACCAATTGCCAAGATGGAGAACATGGAAACGAGAACTGCTGAGACATCATGATCTGACTCTCAGGGAAACCTAGTCACTTTTATTCAGATGGTCAAAGTATCAGCAGACCCAGGGAAACCTTCAGCTTGAATTTCTGTGTTTCAGGTTGTGGGAGAATATAGTTCTCATGTGTTAAAACACTCATATTTGGTTCCATTTTA
This region includes:
- the LOC131897930 gene encoding vomeronasal type-2 receptor 116-like, producing the protein MEESLTLVTLHSFGAFQCNLKSLSPLHSDGNVTIAALFSLFNYYCMNMYDSRCEDEKPIEFKLRSYQVSLAFIFAIEEINRNTHILPNTSLGFELYNAIDSHLNILEETLLFLTGMRINIPNYTCRREKKAAALLTGTAWETSIQIGRLLNLYKYPQITFGRFDTILSDRGQFSSLYQTAPRDIFLSHGIVILMVHFSWTWVGLVLIDDHNAAEILSNLRGEMDKNRVCVAFVEMIPFNWITSDFKSRTRHPQILKSSANVVIIYDVTKSLYGIIIYITIHPITWKVWIIKSQRDVTTDIPYFIFDPFHGSLIFGQHHAEISNFRKFIQTYNPSKYPGDHILALLWNTYFNCSFSGPDCKSLIDCLPNASLEMLPGNALEMDMSEESYNVYNSVYAVAHSLHEMNVKQVETHHHSNGEVNTYPWELHSYLKNIYFKNGAEKLMLLDSQRKLDAEYDIFNLWNFPDGLRQKIKVGTFSPNAPQGQELFLSDHMIQWAIGFTELPRSVCSESCVPGFRKSPQEGKAACCYDCTHCPDNEISNETDMDHCVRCPESHYANTEQSECLQKAVTFLSYEDTLGMTLTYLALGLSALTAGVLGVFVKYHHTPIVKANNQALTYILLITLIFCFLCPLLFIGHPNTATCILQQYTFAVLFTVVLSTVLAKTVTVVLAFKITFPDRLMRWIMISRAPNLIIPVCTLIQLVLCGVWLSTAPPYVDSDACSEHGHIIIICNKGSTIAFHSVLAYLCSMALGSYTLAYLSRNLPDTFNEAKFITFSMLVFFSVWVTFLPVYHSTKGKLMVAMEVFSILASSAGLLGCIFLPKCHIILFRPHRNVLHHVRNKGHFKGNINFTA